A region of Ictidomys tridecemlineatus isolate mIctTri1 chromosome 4, mIctTri1.hap1, whole genome shotgun sequence DNA encodes the following proteins:
- the Dtx4 gene encoding E3 ubiquitin-protein ligase DTX4 isoform X2 has translation MLLASAVVVWEWLNEHGRWRPYSPAVSHHIEAVVRAGPRAGGSVVLGQVDSRLAPYIIDLQSMNQFRQDTGTLRPVRRHYYDPSSAPGKGVVWEWENDNGSWTPYDMEVGITIQHAYEKQHPWIDLTSIGFSYVIDFSTMGQINRQTQRQRRVRRRLDLIYPMVTGTLPKTQSWPASPGTATSPPAPPCSCPQCVLVMSVKAAVVNGSHGPLQPTATRKNVPPSGMVKLPPPPGPGAKPLDSTGTIRGPVKTAPSQTIRRQASGTPAGATAGSPASPPGANSKTGRVALATLNRTNLQRLAIAQSRVLIASGVPTVPVKNLNGSSPVNPALAGITGILMSAAGLPVCLTRPPKLVLHPPPVSKSEIKSIPGVSNTSRKTTKKQARKGKTPEEVLKKYLQKVRHPPEEDCTICMERLTAPSGYKGPQPTVKPDLVGKLSRCGHIYHIYCLVAMYNNGNKDGSLQCPTCKTIYGVKTGTQPPGKMEYHLIPHSLPGHPDCKTIRIIYSIPPGIQFQGTNLNNIPDGRCKCCGPSSHNEALSNVLGCRLDPLLANVD, from the exons ATGCTCCTGGCCTCGGCAGTGGTGGTCTGGGAATGGCTGAACGAGCACGGCCGCTGGCGTCCCTACAGCCCGGCGGTGAGCCACCACATCGAGGCGGTGGTCCGTGCCGGTCCCCGCGCCGGGGGCAGCGTGGTGCTGGGCCAGGTGGACAGCCGTCTAGCGCCCTACATCATCGATCTGCAGTCCATGAACCAGTTCCGCCAAGACACGG GGACCCTCCGCCCAGTTCGCCGCCACTACTACGACCCATCCTCAGCCCCCGGGAAGGGCGTGGTGTGGGAGTGGGAGAATGACAACGGTTCCTGGACGCCCTATGACATGGAGGTGGGCATCACCATCCAGCACGCCTACGAGAAGCAGCACCCCTGGATCGACCTCACGTCCATCGGCTTCAGCTACGTCATTGACTTCAGCACCATGGGCCAGATCAACCGGCAGACCCAGCGCCAGCGCCGGGTCCGCCGACGTCTCGACCTCATCTACCCTATGGTCACCGGCACCCTGCCGAAGACTCAGTCCTGGCCGGCCAGCCCTGGGACGGCCACCTCGCCCCCGGCACCACCCTGCTCCTGTCCGCAGTGTGTCTTGGTGATGAGCGTCAAGGCGGCCGTGGTCAACGGGAGCCACGGGCCCCTGCAGCCCACAGCCACCCGCAAGAATGTGCCCCCCTCTGGAATGGTCAAGCTGCCCCCACCACCAGGCCCTGGGGCCAAGCCACTGGACAGTACCGGCACCATTCGAGGCCCAGTGAAGACCGCCCCATCGCAGACCATCCGGCGACAAGCCTCTGGCACACCAGCTGGGGCAACTGCAGGCTCTCCTGCCAGCCCCCCAGGAGCCAACAGCAAGACCGGGAGGGTGGCCCTGGCTACCTTGAATCGAACCAACCTGCAGCGACTGGCCATCGCCCAGTCCCGGGTGCTGATCGCCTCCGG GGTCCCCACTGTCCCAGTGAAAAACTTAAATGGTTCCAGTCCCGTCAACCCTGCCTTGGCTG GAATCACAGGGATCCTCATGAGCGCAGCTGGATTGCCTGTATGTCTCACCAGGCCGCCAAAGCTGGTCCTGCACCCACCTCCCGTCAGCAAGAGCGAAATCAAGTCCATTCCTGGGGTTTCCAACACGAGCCGCAAGACCACCAAAAAACAAGCCAGGAAAG GTAAAACGCCAGAGGAAGTGCTGAAGAAGTATCTGCAGAAGGTCCGGCACCCGCCAGAGGAG GACTGCACCATCTGCATGGAGCGCCTCACCGCTCCCTCGGGCTACAAGGGCCCACAGCCCACGGTCAAGCCTGACCTGGTAGGAAAGCTGTCCAGGTGTGGCCACATCTACCACATCTACTGCCTGGTCGCCATGTACAACAATGGGAACAAG GACGGGAGTCTGCAGTGCCCAACCTGTAAGACCATTTATGGGGTGAAGACAGGCACCCAGCCTCCAGGGAAGATGGAGTACCACCTCATCCCCCACTCCTTGCCTGGCCACCCAGACTGCAAAACCATCCGGATTATCTACAGCATCCCCCCGGGCATTCAG TTCCAAGGAACAAATCTGAACAACATTCCTGATGGCAGATGTAAATGTTGTGGCCCTTCTTCCCACAATGAAGCTTTATCAAATGTTCTAGGATGCAGACTGGATCCACTTTTAGCAAATGTTGATTAG
- the Dtx4 gene encoding E3 ubiquitin-protein ligase DTX4 isoform X1, with protein MLLASAVVVWEWLNEHGRWRPYSPAVSHHIEAVVRAGPRAGGSVVLGQVDSRLAPYIIDLQSMNQFRQDTGTLRPVRRHYYDPSSAPGKGVVWEWENDNGSWTPYDMEVGITIQHAYEKQHPWIDLTSIGFSYVIDFSTMGQINRQTQRQRRVRRRLDLIYPMVTGTLPKTQSWPASPGTATSPPAPPCSCPQCVLVMSVKAAVVNGSHGPLQPTATRKNVPPSGMVKLPPPPGPGAKPLDSTGTIRGPVKTAPSQTIRRQASGTPAGATAGSPASPPGANSKTGRVALATLNRTNLQRLAIAQSRVLIASGVPTVPVKNLNGSSPVNPALAGITGILMSAAGLPVCLTRPPKLVLHPPPVSKSEIKSIPGVSNTSRKTTKKQARKGKTPEEVLKKYLQKVRHPPEEDCTICMERLTAPSGYKGPQPTVKPDLVGKLSRCGHIYHIYCLVAMYNNGNKDGSLQCPTCKTIYGVKTGTQPPGKMEYHLIPHSLPGHPDCKTIRIIYSIPPGIQGPEHPNPGKSFSARGFPRHCYLPDSEKGRKVLKLLLVAWDRRLIFAIGTSSTTGESDTVIWNEVHHKTEFGSNLTGHGYPDANYLDNVLAELAAQGISEDSTAQEKD; from the exons ATGCTCCTGGCCTCGGCAGTGGTGGTCTGGGAATGGCTGAACGAGCACGGCCGCTGGCGTCCCTACAGCCCGGCGGTGAGCCACCACATCGAGGCGGTGGTCCGTGCCGGTCCCCGCGCCGGGGGCAGCGTGGTGCTGGGCCAGGTGGACAGCCGTCTAGCGCCCTACATCATCGATCTGCAGTCCATGAACCAGTTCCGCCAAGACACGG GGACCCTCCGCCCAGTTCGCCGCCACTACTACGACCCATCCTCAGCCCCCGGGAAGGGCGTGGTGTGGGAGTGGGAGAATGACAACGGTTCCTGGACGCCCTATGACATGGAGGTGGGCATCACCATCCAGCACGCCTACGAGAAGCAGCACCCCTGGATCGACCTCACGTCCATCGGCTTCAGCTACGTCATTGACTTCAGCACCATGGGCCAGATCAACCGGCAGACCCAGCGCCAGCGCCGGGTCCGCCGACGTCTCGACCTCATCTACCCTATGGTCACCGGCACCCTGCCGAAGACTCAGTCCTGGCCGGCCAGCCCTGGGACGGCCACCTCGCCCCCGGCACCACCCTGCTCCTGTCCGCAGTGTGTCTTGGTGATGAGCGTCAAGGCGGCCGTGGTCAACGGGAGCCACGGGCCCCTGCAGCCCACAGCCACCCGCAAGAATGTGCCCCCCTCTGGAATGGTCAAGCTGCCCCCACCACCAGGCCCTGGGGCCAAGCCACTGGACAGTACCGGCACCATTCGAGGCCCAGTGAAGACCGCCCCATCGCAGACCATCCGGCGACAAGCCTCTGGCACACCAGCTGGGGCAACTGCAGGCTCTCCTGCCAGCCCCCCAGGAGCCAACAGCAAGACCGGGAGGGTGGCCCTGGCTACCTTGAATCGAACCAACCTGCAGCGACTGGCCATCGCCCAGTCCCGGGTGCTGATCGCCTCCGG GGTCCCCACTGTCCCAGTGAAAAACTTAAATGGTTCCAGTCCCGTCAACCCTGCCTTGGCTG GAATCACAGGGATCCTCATGAGCGCAGCTGGATTGCCTGTATGTCTCACCAGGCCGCCAAAGCTGGTCCTGCACCCACCTCCCGTCAGCAAGAGCGAAATCAAGTCCATTCCTGGGGTTTCCAACACGAGCCGCAAGACCACCAAAAAACAAGCCAGGAAAG GTAAAACGCCAGAGGAAGTGCTGAAGAAGTATCTGCAGAAGGTCCGGCACCCGCCAGAGGAG GACTGCACCATCTGCATGGAGCGCCTCACCGCTCCCTCGGGCTACAAGGGCCCACAGCCCACGGTCAAGCCTGACCTGGTAGGAAAGCTGTCCAGGTGTGGCCACATCTACCACATCTACTGCCTGGTCGCCATGTACAACAATGGGAACAAG GACGGGAGTCTGCAGTGCCCAACCTGTAAGACCATTTATGGGGTGAAGACAGGCACCCAGCCTCCAGGGAAGATGGAGTACCACCTCATCCCCCACTCCTTGCCTGGCCACCCAGACTGCAAAACCATCCGGATTATCTACAGCATCCCCCCGGGCATTCAG GGGCCAGAACACCCAAACCCTGGCAAGAGTTTCAGCGCCCGTGGCTTCCCACGACACTGTTACCTTCCAGACAGCGAGAAAGGGAGAAAA GTTCTCAAGTTGCTCCTCGTGGCCTGGGATCGCCGTCTCATCTTTGCCATCGGTACCTCCAGCACCACGGGCGAGTCTGACACGGTCATCTGGAATGAGGTGCACCACAAGACAGAGTTTGGCTCTAATCTCACCGGCCATGGCTACCCGGATGCCAATTACCTGGATAACGTGCTGGCCGAACTGGCTGCCCAGGGCATCTCTGAGGACAGCACTGCCCAGGAGAAAGACTGA
- the Dtx4 gene encoding E3 ubiquitin-protein ligase DTX4 isoform X3 encodes MLLASAVVVWEWLNEHGRWRPYSPAVSHHIEAVVRAGPRAGGSVVLGQVDSRLAPYIIDLQSMNQFRQDTGTLRPVRRHYYDPSSAPGKGVVWEWENDNGSWTPYDMEVGITIQHAYEKQHPWIDLTSIGFSYVIDFSTMGQINRQTQRQRRVRRRLDLIYPMVTGTLPKTQSWPASPGTATSPPAPPCSCPQCVLVMSVKAAVVNGSHGPLQPTATRKNVPPSGMVKLPPPPGPGAKPLDSTGTIRGPVKTAPSQTIRRQASGTPAGATAGSPASPPGPPTPNQSSLSPERPGSASRPPGVPTVPVKNLNGSSPVNPALAGITGILMSAAGLPVCLTRPPKLVLHPPPVSKSEIKSIPGVSNTSRKTTKKQARKGKTPEEVLKKYLQKVRHPPEEDCTICMERLTAPSGYKGPQPTVKPDLVGKLSRCGHIYHIYCLVAMYNNGNKDGSLQCPTCKTIYGVKTGTQPPGKMEYHLIPHSLPGHPDCKTIRIIYSIPPGIQGPEHPNPGKSFSARGFPRHCYLPDSEKGRKVLKLLLVAWDRRLIFAIGTSSTTGESDTVIWNEVHHKTEFGSNLTGHGYPDANYLDNVLAELAAQGISEDSTAQEKD; translated from the exons ATGCTCCTGGCCTCGGCAGTGGTGGTCTGGGAATGGCTGAACGAGCACGGCCGCTGGCGTCCCTACAGCCCGGCGGTGAGCCACCACATCGAGGCGGTGGTCCGTGCCGGTCCCCGCGCCGGGGGCAGCGTGGTGCTGGGCCAGGTGGACAGCCGTCTAGCGCCCTACATCATCGATCTGCAGTCCATGAACCAGTTCCGCCAAGACACGG GGACCCTCCGCCCAGTTCGCCGCCACTACTACGACCCATCCTCAGCCCCCGGGAAGGGCGTGGTGTGGGAGTGGGAGAATGACAACGGTTCCTGGACGCCCTATGACATGGAGGTGGGCATCACCATCCAGCACGCCTACGAGAAGCAGCACCCCTGGATCGACCTCACGTCCATCGGCTTCAGCTACGTCATTGACTTCAGCACCATGGGCCAGATCAACCGGCAGACCCAGCGCCAGCGCCGGGTCCGCCGACGTCTCGACCTCATCTACCCTATGGTCACCGGCACCCTGCCGAAGACTCAGTCCTGGCCGGCCAGCCCTGGGACGGCCACCTCGCCCCCGGCACCACCCTGCTCCTGTCCGCAGTGTGTCTTGGTGATGAGCGTCAAGGCGGCCGTGGTCAACGGGAGCCACGGGCCCCTGCAGCCCACAGCCACCCGCAAGAATGTGCCCCCCTCTGGAATGGTCAAGCTGCCCCCACCACCAGGCCCTGGGGCCAAGCCACTGGACAGTACCGGCACCATTCGAGGCCCAGTGAAGACCGCCCCATCGCAGACCATCCGGCGACAAGCCTCTGGCACACCAGCTGGGGCAACTGCAGGCTCTCCTGCCAGCCCCCCAGGA CCTCCTACACCCAACCAATCTTCCCTTTCTCCAGAGAGACCTGGCTCTGCCAGCAGGCCCC CTGG GGTCCCCACTGTCCCAGTGAAAAACTTAAATGGTTCCAGTCCCGTCAACCCTGCCTTGGCTG GAATCACAGGGATCCTCATGAGCGCAGCTGGATTGCCTGTATGTCTCACCAGGCCGCCAAAGCTGGTCCTGCACCCACCTCCCGTCAGCAAGAGCGAAATCAAGTCCATTCCTGGGGTTTCCAACACGAGCCGCAAGACCACCAAAAAACAAGCCAGGAAAG GTAAAACGCCAGAGGAAGTGCTGAAGAAGTATCTGCAGAAGGTCCGGCACCCGCCAGAGGAG GACTGCACCATCTGCATGGAGCGCCTCACCGCTCCCTCGGGCTACAAGGGCCCACAGCCCACGGTCAAGCCTGACCTGGTAGGAAAGCTGTCCAGGTGTGGCCACATCTACCACATCTACTGCCTGGTCGCCATGTACAACAATGGGAACAAG GACGGGAGTCTGCAGTGCCCAACCTGTAAGACCATTTATGGGGTGAAGACAGGCACCCAGCCTCCAGGGAAGATGGAGTACCACCTCATCCCCCACTCCTTGCCTGGCCACCCAGACTGCAAAACCATCCGGATTATCTACAGCATCCCCCCGGGCATTCAG GGGCCAGAACACCCAAACCCTGGCAAGAGTTTCAGCGCCCGTGGCTTCCCACGACACTGTTACCTTCCAGACAGCGAGAAAGGGAGAAAA GTTCTCAAGTTGCTCCTCGTGGCCTGGGATCGCCGTCTCATCTTTGCCATCGGTACCTCCAGCACCACGGGCGAGTCTGACACGGTCATCTGGAATGAGGTGCACCACAAGACAGAGTTTGGCTCTAATCTCACCGGCCATGGCTACCCGGATGCCAATTACCTGGATAACGTGCTGGCCGAACTGGCTGCCCAGGGCATCTCTGAGGACAGCACTGCCCAGGAGAAAGACTGA